One Anopheles marshallii chromosome 3, idAnoMarsDA_429_01, whole genome shotgun sequence genomic region harbors:
- the LOC128711142 gene encoding uncharacterized protein LOC128711142 has product MKTIGKSPRSVNRVKSEYTITGPKMNRGTPPALSTPINTRIPGSKSSISPQTVFYKKTIPRKLMIGDVTPHLTRSSPSSKAVRKIMYVNTSDKLNTCMCDPELLGKDTSHPNCTFVNICNEHRRGVFRCREYFSWLWQMVGWMAQVLLASIVVFVVCNAALNGVYWMFGGKFKKSSNEEMHAAEESMLYDEKEDEAEQLNHNLMEFNPKGYSLTETTHTFNILDLFIMTLELMNGFFGWIGTILLPGEE; this is encoded by the exons ATGAAGACCATTGGCAA ATCACCTCGTTCCGTTAACAGGGTAAAAAGCGAATATACCATCACCGGACCCAAAATGAACCGCGGTACACCGCCGGCATTAAGCACCCCAATAAACACTCGGATTCCCGGGTCAAAGTCTTCAATATCTCCTCAAACCGTGTTTTATAA AAAGACCATCCCAAGAAAACTGATGATCGGTGATGTAACACCGCATCTCACTCGCTCGAGTCCATCTTCCAAGGCAGTACGCAAAATTATGTATGTCAATACATCGGACAAGCTGAACACTTGCATGTGTGATCCGGAGTTGCTGGGGAAGGACACCAGCCATCCAAACTGCACCTTCGTGAACATTTGCAACGAACACAGGCGGGGTGTATTTCGCTGCAGAGAATATTTTTCGTGGCTATGGCAAATGGTCGGGTGGATGGCACAAGTATTGTTGGCGAGTATTGTTGTGTTCGTAGTGTGCAATGCTGCTCTGAACGGGGTCTATTGGATGTTTGGTGGAAAGTTCAAGAAAAGTAGCAACGAAGAGATGCATGCAGCGGAGGAAAGCATGCTCTACGACGAGAAGGAAGACGAAGCGGAGCAATTGAATCATAACCTAATGGAGTTCAACCCAAAGGGGTATAGTTTGACCGAAACAACACATACGTTTAATATTCTAGACCTCTTTATAATGACGCTAGAGCTTATGAATGGCTTTTTTGGCTGGATCGGTACCATACTGCTGCCTGGTGAGGAATAA